The Streptomyces sp. HSG2 genome has a segment encoding these proteins:
- a CDS encoding ROK family transcriptional regulator has product MDTPGSQSSLHRANLERVVRAVRLAGSLTQAEIARRTGLSAATVSNIVRELTEGGTVQVTPTSVGGRRARSVSLRGDAGVVVGVDFGHARLRVAVGNLAHRVLAEESESWDTDAAPALALDHAALSVSRLMEAAGVDRSKIVGVGVAVPGPVDTTSGELGPTTLFPGWVGVRPGEGLAGRLGVPVYADNDANLGALGELVWGSGRGVRNLAYVKVAHGVGAGVVIDGGLHRGRGGTAGEIGHITLDESGPVCRCGNRGCLETFAAAGYVLPLLRLSRGVEPTLSELVRRAREGDPGCRRVIADVGRHVGGGVAGLCNLLDPDRVIVGGDLAEAGELFLGPVRESLGRYALPGVTETLAVVPGALGGRAEVLGALALALRETGDSALLDGGAAGSVAPAGSEG; this is encoded by the coding sequence GTGGATACTCCGGGATCGCAGTCGTCGCTGCACCGAGCCAACCTGGAGCGGGTGGTGCGTGCCGTGCGGCTGGCCGGCTCGCTGACGCAGGCGGAGATCGCCAGGCGTACGGGCCTGTCCGCGGCGACCGTCTCCAACATCGTTCGCGAGCTCACCGAGGGCGGCACCGTCCAGGTCACCCCCACCTCGGTGGGCGGGCGGCGGGCACGCAGCGTCTCCCTGCGGGGCGACGCCGGTGTCGTCGTCGGTGTCGACTTCGGGCATGCCCGGCTGCGCGTCGCGGTCGGCAACCTGGCCCACCGGGTGCTGGCCGAGGAGTCCGAGTCGTGGGACACGGACGCCGCCCCCGCTCTCGCACTGGACCACGCCGCGCTGTCGGTCTCCCGGCTGATGGAGGCGGCCGGGGTGGACCGTTCCAAGATCGTCGGCGTGGGTGTCGCCGTCCCGGGCCCCGTCGACACGACCTCGGGAGAGCTGGGTCCGACGACCCTCTTCCCCGGTTGGGTCGGTGTCCGGCCGGGGGAGGGGCTGGCCGGCCGGCTCGGCGTCCCCGTGTACGCGGACAACGACGCCAATCTGGGCGCCCTGGGGGAGCTGGTCTGGGGCAGTGGGCGCGGCGTGCGGAACCTGGCCTACGTCAAGGTCGCCCACGGCGTCGGTGCCGGGGTGGTGATCGACGGTGGGCTTCACCGGGGCCGGGGTGGCACGGCGGGCGAGATCGGGCACATCACCCTGGACGAGTCGGGACCGGTGTGCCGGTGCGGCAACCGGGGCTGCCTGGAGACCTTCGCCGCCGCCGGATACGTGCTTCCGTTGCTGCGACTCAGCCGCGGTGTCGAGCCCACGCTTTCGGAGCTCGTCCGCCGGGCCCGGGAGGGCGACCCGGGCTGTCGCCGGGTGATCGCCGACGTCGGGCGACACGTCGGCGGTGGCGTGGCGGGCCTGTGCAACCTGCTCGACCCGGACCGGGTGATCGTGGGCGGCGACCTGGCGGAGGCGGGAGAGCTGTTCCTGGGGCCGGTGCGCGAGTCCTTGGGTCGCTACGCCCTCCCGGGCGTCACGGAAACGCTCGCCGTCGTGCCGGGCGCGCTCGGCGGGCGTGCCGAGGTGCTCGGCGCGCTGGCTCTCGCCCTGAGGGAGACGGGGGACTCCGCGCTGCTCGACGGCGGGGCCGCCGGTTCCGTGGCGCCGGCCGGCTCCGAGGGCTGA
- the dxs gene encoding 1-deoxy-D-xylulose-5-phosphate synthase, with the protein MPLLTRITGPRDLDRLSLEQLGELAQEIRTFLVDAVSKTGGHLGPNLGVVELTLALHRVFESPRDKVLWDTGHQSYVHKLLTGRQDFSRLKMKGGLSGYPARSESEHDVIENSHASAVLGWADGIAKANEIRRRDDHVVAVIGDGALTGGMAWEALNNIADAKDRPLVIVVNDNERSYAPTIGGLANHLATLRTTDGYERFLARTREVLERTPVVGRPLYDTLHGAKKGLKDFIAPQGMFEDLGLKYVGPIDGHDIEALESALTRAKRFGGPVIVHCLTEKGRGYQPALADEADRFHAVGKIHPDTGLPIATSGADWTSVFGEEMVKLGEEREDVVAITAAMLQPVGLDRFAKRFPDRVYDVGIAEQHGAVSAAGLAHGGVHPVFAVYATFLNRAFDQVLMDVALHRCGVTFVLDRAGVTGTDGASHNGMWDMSILQVVPGLRLAAPRDADQVRAQLREAVGVDDAPTVVRFSKGAVGPAVPAVGRVGGMDVLRRPGTDTPDVLLVSVGALAPMCLEVADLLDKQGISTTVVDPRWVKPVDEAMAPLAERHRVVVTVEDNSRVGGVGSAVAQALRDAGVDVPLRDFGIPPRFLDHASRAEVLAEIGLTAPDIARQVTGLVAKLDGLPHRAVRTNGGPRSQRAVSSVDAVEPVGD; encoded by the coding sequence GTGCCGCTGCTGACCCGCATCACGGGACCGCGCGATCTGGACCGGCTCAGCTTGGAGCAGCTTGGGGAGCTGGCCCAGGAGATCCGGACCTTCCTGGTCGACGCGGTCTCCAAGACCGGCGGCCACCTCGGCCCCAACCTCGGAGTGGTGGAGCTCACCCTCGCCCTGCACCGGGTCTTCGAGTCGCCCAGGGACAAGGTGCTGTGGGACACGGGACACCAGTCCTACGTGCACAAACTGCTCACCGGACGACAGGACTTCTCCCGCCTGAAGATGAAGGGCGGGCTCTCCGGCTACCCGGCGCGGTCCGAGTCCGAGCACGACGTGATCGAGAACAGCCACGCCTCCGCCGTCCTCGGGTGGGCCGACGGGATCGCCAAGGCCAACGAGATCCGCCGCCGCGACGACCACGTGGTGGCCGTCATCGGCGACGGCGCCCTCACCGGCGGCATGGCCTGGGAGGCGCTCAACAACATCGCCGACGCCAAGGACCGGCCCCTGGTCATCGTCGTCAACGACAACGAGCGTTCCTACGCGCCCACCATCGGCGGACTCGCCAACCACCTCGCGACGCTGCGCACCACCGACGGCTACGAGCGGTTCCTGGCCCGGACCCGGGAGGTGCTGGAGCGCACACCGGTCGTGGGCCGTCCGCTGTACGACACCCTGCACGGCGCGAAGAAGGGGCTGAAGGACTTCATCGCCCCGCAGGGCATGTTCGAGGACCTCGGTCTGAAGTACGTCGGACCCATCGACGGTCACGACATCGAGGCGCTGGAGTCCGCCCTCACCCGCGCCAAGCGCTTCGGCGGGCCGGTCATCGTGCACTGCCTCACCGAGAAGGGGCGCGGATACCAGCCGGCCCTCGCCGACGAGGCGGACCGCTTCCACGCCGTCGGCAAGATCCACCCCGACACCGGTCTACCCATCGCCACCTCGGGCGCCGACTGGACCAGCGTCTTCGGGGAGGAGATGGTCAAGCTCGGGGAGGAGCGCGAAGACGTCGTCGCCATCACGGCGGCGATGCTGCAGCCGGTCGGACTGGACCGGTTCGCCAAGCGCTTCCCCGACCGCGTCTACGACGTCGGCATCGCCGAGCAGCACGGTGCCGTCTCCGCGGCGGGCCTCGCCCACGGAGGGGTACACCCGGTCTTCGCCGTCTACGCGACCTTCCTCAACCGGGCCTTCGACCAGGTGTTGATGGACGTCGCCCTGCACCGCTGCGGCGTCACCTTCGTGCTGGACCGGGCCGGCGTCACCGGCACCGACGGCGCTTCGCACAACGGCATGTGGGACATGTCCATCCTCCAGGTCGTCCCCGGTCTGCGACTCGCCGCCCCTCGCGACGCCGACCAGGTCAGGGCGCAGCTGCGCGAGGCCGTCGGGGTGGACGACGCCCCGACGGTCGTGCGCTTCTCCAAGGGTGCCGTGGGCCCCGCTGTTCCCGCCGTCGGTCGCGTCGGCGGCATGGACGTGCTGCGCCGACCGGGCACCGACACGCCCGACGTGCTGCTCGTCTCCGTCGGCGCCCTGGCTCCGATGTGTCTGGAGGTCGCCGACCTGCTCGACAAGCAGGGCATCTCGACCACCGTCGTCGACCCGCGCTGGGTCAAGCCCGTCGACGAGGCGATGGCCCCGCTCGCCGAGCGTCACCGGGTCGTGGTCACCGTGGAGGACAACTCCCGCGTCGGAGGGGTCGGTTCCGCCGTCGCCCAGGCGCTGCGGGACGCGGGGGTCGACGTGCCGTTGCGGGACTTCGGCATTCCGCCCCGTTTCCTCGACCACGCCTCGCGGGCCGAGGTACTCGCCGAGATCGGTCTCACCGCGCCGGACATCGCGCGTCAGGTCACCGGCCTGGTCGCCAAGCTCGACGGGCTTCCGCACCGCGCCGTCCGGACGAACGGCGGGCCGCGCTCCCAGCGCGCCGTGTCCAGTGTCGACGCGGTGGAGCCCGTCGGCGACTGA
- a CDS encoding NTP pyrophosphohydrolase has translation MTDNTPLLVVVDAANVIGSVPDGWWRDRRGAAERLRDRLATDGVPGRAMDVEIVLVVEGAARGVGSVAGVRVESASDSGDDHIVDLVENAADGPVLVVTADRELRRRVGALGAEVAGPRAVRPR, from the coding sequence ATGACGGACAACACTCCGCTCCTGGTGGTCGTCGACGCGGCGAACGTGATCGGCTCGGTGCCCGACGGCTGGTGGCGGGATCGGCGGGGCGCGGCGGAACGCCTGCGGGATCGCCTGGCAACGGACGGGGTGCCCGGGCGGGCGATGGACGTGGAGATCGTCCTGGTCGTCGAGGGGGCGGCTCGCGGAGTCGGTTCGGTCGCCGGGGTCCGGGTGGAGTCGGCGTCCGACAGCGGCGACGATCACATCGTCGATCTCGTCGAGAACGCCGCGGACGGCCCGGTCCTGGTCGTCACGGCGGACCGGGAACTCCGACGGCGGGTCGGCGCCTTGGGCGCAGAGGTGGCGGGCCCCCGCGCGGTGCGCCCTCGTTGA
- a CDS encoding substrate-binding domain-containing protein — MTSRTGRAAVAACTVALAVSLSACGSAEQAEGDGEASANAPSGKGDDIRVGLLLPENQTARYERFDRPLIERHVKELTDNRGEVVYANAKQDATLQSQQIDTMITNKVDVLILDAVDARAVAGSVREAKEAGIPVVAFDRLAEGPVDAYTSFDNEQIGRVQAQALLEALGDDADKGQIVMMNGSFTDPNAAQFKRGAHQVLDGKVTVGKEYDTTEWKAEHANKNMEGAISALGKDEIVGVYSANDSMAGGVITALKAGGFSTLPPVTGQDAELSGVQRIVAGEQFMSVYKPYGPEAEAAAAMAVALARGEPLDTIAEDTVDSAGTPDIPAVLIPVVPLTRDNIQETVIADGVYTVAQICTERYRAACEELGLR; from the coding sequence GTGACATCGCGTACGGGTCGTGCCGCCGTTGCCGCGTGCACAGTCGCTCTGGCCGTCTCGCTCTCGGCGTGCGGCAGCGCCGAGCAGGCCGAAGGGGACGGCGAGGCGTCGGCGAACGCACCCTCGGGGAAGGGCGACGACATCCGTGTCGGCCTGCTGCTCCCGGAGAACCAGACGGCCCGCTACGAGCGGTTCGACCGCCCGTTGATCGAGCGCCATGTCAAGGAGTTGACCGACAATCGCGGTGAGGTCGTCTACGCCAACGCCAAGCAGGACGCCACCCTCCAGAGCCAGCAGATCGACACCATGATCACGAACAAGGTCGACGTGCTGATCCTGGACGCCGTGGACGCCCGGGCCGTCGCCGGTTCGGTGCGCGAGGCCAAGGAGGCCGGGATTCCGGTCGTCGCCTTCGATCGGCTGGCCGAGGGGCCGGTCGACGCCTACACCTCCTTCGACAACGAGCAGATCGGCAGGGTGCAGGCACAGGCGCTCCTGGAGGCCCTCGGCGACGACGCCGACAAAGGTCAGATCGTCATGATGAACGGCTCCTTCACCGACCCGAACGCGGCCCAGTTCAAACGAGGCGCCCACCAGGTCCTCGACGGCAAGGTGACCGTGGGCAAGGAGTACGACACCACCGAGTGGAAGGCGGAACACGCCAACAAGAACATGGAGGGCGCCATCTCCGCCCTCGGCAAGGACGAGATCGTCGGTGTCTACTCCGCCAACGACAGCATGGCCGGCGGGGTCATCACCGCGCTGAAGGCCGGCGGTTTCTCCACCCTGCCGCCCGTCACCGGCCAGGACGCCGAACTCTCCGGCGTCCAGCGCATCGTCGCCGGCGAACAGTTCATGAGCGTCTACAAGCCCTACGGTCCCGAGGCCGAGGCCGCCGCCGCGATGGCCGTCGCGCTGGCCCGGGGAGAGCCGCTCGACACCATCGCCGAGGACACGGTGGACAGCGCCGGCACCCCGGACATCCCCGCCGTGCTGATCCCGGTCGTCCCGCTGACCCGGGACAACATCCAGGAGACCGTGATCGCCGACGGGGTCTACACCGTCGCCCAGATCTGCACCGAACGGTACCGGGCGGCCTGTGAGGAGCTCGGGCTCCGGTAA
- a CDS encoding sugar ABC transporter permease yields MVTADPRLLVRRPGSAGHLDAFRRRLGGGDLGAVPVVVGLAAIWGVFQTLNPAFLSAQNLSNIAVAMVATGMMSVGVTFVLLLGEIDLSVGSVSGVGGALFALLAVTHGVDEWVALVCAVATGAIIGAVHGVVFARLGAPAFAVTLAGLLFWNGLMLRLLGSNGTINIDSEGVVGALTTHYFSDVAAAHGLATLAVVGYGAAALRDTRRRIAAGIPARSPGEIALRTGLLACVAYAAATVLNQYKGLPLATALFLAVLVTMDFLLRRTAYGRKVTALGGGVEASRRAGVDVAAVRVSVFALSGFFAAVGGLFWASKIAAANQSAGSGDLLMNVIAAAVIGGTSLFGGRGRVWNALLGVMVITSIQYGLALQGVGAPVQYMITGGVLLATVVLDSATRRSRRTAGRG; encoded by the coding sequence GTGGTGACCGCCGACCCCCGGCTCCTGGTGCGAAGGCCCGGATCCGCCGGTCACCTCGACGCGTTCCGGCGCCGGCTTGGCGGTGGCGACCTGGGCGCCGTGCCGGTCGTCGTCGGCCTCGCGGCCATCTGGGGTGTCTTCCAGACCCTGAACCCGGCGTTCCTGTCCGCGCAGAACCTCAGCAACATCGCCGTCGCCATGGTGGCGACCGGGATGATGTCCGTCGGCGTCACGTTCGTGCTGTTGCTCGGCGAGATCGACCTCTCGGTCGGCTCGGTCAGCGGTGTCGGCGGAGCGCTCTTCGCTCTCTTGGCCGTGACCCACGGGGTCGACGAGTGGGTGGCCCTGGTGTGCGCGGTCGCGACCGGAGCGATCATCGGGGCCGTGCACGGCGTGGTCTTCGCCCGGTTGGGCGCTCCGGCCTTCGCCGTCACCCTGGCCGGGCTGCTCTTCTGGAACGGCCTCATGCTGCGCCTCCTGGGCTCCAACGGCACGATCAACATCGACAGCGAGGGTGTGGTCGGTGCTCTGACCACCCACTACTTCTCCGATGTCGCCGCGGCCCACGGCCTGGCCACCCTGGCCGTCGTCGGGTACGGCGCGGCGGCCCTCCGCGACACCCGGCGCCGGATCGCGGCCGGGATCCCTGCCCGATCGCCGGGCGAGATCGCGCTGCGGACCGGGCTGCTCGCCTGCGTCGCCTACGCCGCCGCGACGGTGCTCAACCAGTACAAGGGCCTGCCGCTGGCGACGGCGCTCTTCCTGGCCGTCCTGGTCACGATGGACTTCCTGCTGCGTCGCACCGCCTATGGGCGGAAGGTGACGGCGCTGGGCGGTGGAGTCGAGGCGTCCCGTCGCGCGGGAGTCGACGTCGCCGCCGTGCGCGTCTCCGTCTTCGCTCTCTCGGGGTTCTTCGCGGCCGTCGGCGGCCTGTTCTGGGCCTCCAAGATCGCCGCCGCCAACCAGAGCGCCGGCTCCGGGGATCTTCTGATGAACGTCATCGCGGCGGCCGTCATCGGGGGTACCAGCCTCTTCGGTGGGCGTGGCCGAGTCTGGAACGCCCTGCTCGGCGTGATGGTGATCACTTCCATCCAGTACGGTCTGGCCCTCCAGGGGGTCGGGGCGCCCGTCCAATACATGATCACTGGCGGGGTGTTGCTGGCGACCGTGGTCCTCGACTCCGCGACTCGACGGTCGCGGCGGACCGCCGGTCGAGGCTGA
- a CDS encoding ATP-binding cassette domain-containing protein, whose amino-acid sequence MIGVPVTPVLALRGVSKRFGAVQALAGVDLEVCAGEVVALVGDNGAGKSTLVKTIAGVHPVDEGLVEWEGRAVSIGRPQDARSLGIATVYQDLALCDNIDVVGNLFLGREVSRRGVLDEVEMERRARELLDTLSIRVPSLRVPVAALSGGQRQSVAIARSLLGEPRLVVLDEPTAALGVEQTAQVLDLVERLRERRHAVLLVSHNMADVKAVADRVVVLRLGRDNGVFDVRSTSQEEIVSAITGAADNAVTRRAARVDTERRTRA is encoded by the coding sequence TTGATCGGTGTGCCCGTCACACCCGTGTTGGCCCTGCGCGGGGTCTCCAAACGCTTCGGCGCCGTTCAGGCGCTCGCCGGCGTGGACCTGGAGGTGTGCGCCGGAGAGGTCGTCGCCTTGGTGGGCGACAACGGCGCCGGCAAGTCCACTCTGGTCAAGACGATCGCCGGGGTCCATCCCGTCGACGAGGGCCTGGTCGAATGGGAGGGGCGGGCCGTGTCCATCGGCCGGCCGCAGGACGCCCGGTCGCTGGGCATCGCGACCGTCTACCAGGACCTGGCCCTGTGCGACAACATCGACGTCGTCGGCAACCTGTTCCTGGGTCGGGAGGTGAGCCGCCGGGGCGTCCTGGACGAGGTCGAGATGGAGCGGCGCGCCCGGGAGTTGCTCGACACCCTATCGATCCGGGTTCCCAGCCTCCGTGTGCCGGTCGCGGCCCTCTCCGGGGGCCAGCGGCAGAGCGTGGCGATCGCCCGGTCCCTGCTCGGAGAGCCCCGGCTGGTCGTCCTCGACGAACCCACCGCCGCCCTCGGCGTCGAGCAGACGGCTCAGGTTCTGGACCTGGTCGAGCGGCTGCGCGAGCGCCGCCACGCCGTCCTCCTGGTCAGCCACAACATGGCGGACGTGAAGGCGGTGGCGGACCGGGTCGTCGTCCTCAGACTGGGGCGTGACAACGGCGTCTTCGACGTCCGGTCGACGTCGCAGGAGGAGATCGTCTCGGCCATCACCGGGGCCGCGGACAACGCGGTGACTCGCAGGGCCGCCCGAGTCGACACCGAGAGGAGGACGAGGGCGTGA
- a CDS encoding GH92 family glycosyl hydrolase, with product MRGRTRHGRGPAVSVAVLLALVVGTPGAAVALPRDPDPPERAFASSFEPDDPAPDWQDTVDTDADGRPASSGVDGGYRSGIPGSVADRIVEVRAGGENTGAGEVKENLVDGDPGTKWLTLEPTGWVEFELDAPLELTRYALTSANDHAERDPADWTLKGSTDGDTWTTLDGRSDETFATRFDTNVYELDRPATYRHLRLEITANRGGDFLQLADVQPATDDTPGPVPRDMLSRVDAGPTSSPTAKARAGFTGRHALSYAGRHTTEGPAWSANKIFDVDVRVERDTLLSYRVFPSMANGSPDYDATHVSVDLAFTDGTRLSTLGPTDQHGFALTPRGQGEAKVLYVDQWNHVTSRIGAVAAGRTVDRILVAYDSPTGPTQFRGWLDDVSLRPAPPEPPKAHLSDHVLTTRGTHSGPAYSRGNTFPATAVPHGFNFWTPVTDARSLSWLYQYARDNNADNLPTLQAFRAAHQPSPWMGDRQTFQVMPSAASDTPDTAPEARELAFRHENETARPYYYGVTFENGIRAELAPTDHAAMFRFTYPGDDASVIFDNVTDDAGLTLDRERGIVTGYSDVGSGLSTGATRLFVHGEFDQEPTGGVSEGATGHLRFETGPDRVVTLRLATSLIGVDQARENLRREIPRGTTLAEVSREARGQWERILGKVRVEGATPEQLTTLYSGLYRLYLYPNSGFEQVDGESRYASPFSERERPDTPTRTGAKIVDGEVYVNNGFWDTYRTTWPAYTLLTPSKAGELADGFVQHYRDGGWTSRWSSPGYADLMTGTSSDVAFADAYVKGVDFDAESAYEAALKNATAVPPSSGVGRKGMARSPFVGYTDTSTHEGLSWAMEGYLNDYGIARMGQALYERTGERRYREEAAYFLDRALGYVHLFDKEAGFFQGRDAAGHPRVPSDEYDPRVWGHDYTETNGWGYAFAAPQDSRGLANLYGGRSALAEKLDAYLATPETADPELAGSYGGVIHEMTEARDVRMGMYGHSNQVAHHALYMYDAAGQPWKTQARVREVLSRLYTGSEIGQGYHGDEDNGEQSAWFLFSALGFYPLVMGSGEYAIGSPLFTKATLTLENGRTLVVRAPRNSARNVYVQGVRIDGKRWESTSLPHSLLARGGVLEFDMGPRPSRWGTGEDAAPVSITTDDRVPTPTRDAVEGDGPLFDDTSATDTTVTTVNLPVTREVRALRYTLTSSDRSRAPTGWRLQGSSDGSTWRTLDARSEESFSWDRQTRVFSVRAPATYPKYRLALDSESALAEVELVASP from the coding sequence ATGCGGGGCAGAACTCGGCACGGACGGGGTCCGGCGGTCTCGGTGGCCGTCCTGCTGGCGCTGGTGGTGGGCACTCCCGGCGCGGCGGTCGCCCTGCCGCGAGACCCCGACCCGCCTGAGCGGGCGTTCGCCTCCTCCTTCGAGCCGGACGACCCGGCTCCGGACTGGCAGGACACCGTCGACACCGACGCCGACGGCCGCCCCGCTTCGTCGGGGGTCGACGGCGGCTACCGTTCCGGCATCCCGGGCAGCGTCGCGGACCGGATCGTCGAGGTCCGGGCCGGCGGCGAGAACACCGGCGCCGGAGAGGTGAAGGAGAACCTCGTCGACGGTGACCCAGGCACCAAGTGGCTGACCCTCGAACCGACGGGATGGGTCGAGTTCGAGCTGGACGCGCCCCTCGAACTGACCCGCTACGCGCTGACATCGGCCAACGACCACGCCGAACGTGACCCCGCGGACTGGACGTTGAAGGGTTCCACCGACGGCGACACGTGGACCACGCTGGACGGTCGCTCCGACGAGACCTTCGCCACACGCTTCGACACCAACGTGTACGAGTTGGACAGGCCTGCCACGTACCGTCATCTCAGGTTGGAGATCACCGCCAACCGGGGAGGCGATTTCCTGCAACTCGCCGACGTGCAGCCCGCCACGGACGACACCCCGGGTCCCGTGCCCAGGGACATGCTCTCCCGCGTCGACGCCGGCCCGACCTCGTCCCCCACCGCCAAGGCCCGCGCCGGCTTCACCGGCCGGCACGCGCTGTCCTACGCGGGACGACACACCACCGAGGGGCCGGCCTGGTCGGCCAACAAGATCTTCGATGTCGACGTCAGGGTGGAACGGGACACCCTCCTCTCCTATCGAGTGTTCCCCTCGATGGCCAACGGCTCCCCGGACTACGACGCCACCCACGTCTCCGTCGACCTCGCCTTCACCGACGGCACCCGCCTCAGCACCCTCGGACCCACCGACCAGCACGGGTTCGCGCTGACCCCGCGCGGGCAGGGTGAGGCGAAGGTGCTGTACGTCGACCAGTGGAACCACGTGACGTCGCGGATCGGGGCCGTCGCCGCCGGACGGACCGTCGACCGGATCCTGGTGGCGTACGACTCGCCGACCGGGCCGACACAGTTCCGTGGCTGGCTGGACGACGTGTCACTGCGGCCGGCGCCGCCCGAGCCCCCCAAGGCCCATCTCTCCGACCATGTGCTCACCACGCGCGGCACCCACTCCGGCCCCGCCTACTCTCGCGGCAACACCTTCCCCGCGACGGCGGTGCCGCACGGATTCAACTTCTGGACACCGGTGACCGACGCCCGATCGCTGAGCTGGCTGTACCAGTACGCGCGCGACAACAACGCCGACAACCTCCCGACCCTCCAGGCGTTCCGCGCCGCCCACCAACCCAGCCCCTGGATGGGCGACAGGCAGACCTTCCAGGTGATGCCGTCGGCCGCCTCCGACACGCCCGACACCGCCCCCGAGGCCCGCGAGTTGGCCTTCCGACACGAGAACGAGACGGCGCGCCCGTACTACTACGGGGTGACCTTCGAGAACGGTATCCGGGCCGAGCTCGCCCCGACCGACCACGCGGCCATGTTCCGCTTCACCTATCCGGGCGACGACGCGAGCGTGATCTTCGACAACGTCACCGACGACGCCGGCCTCACCCTGGATCGTGAGCGGGGGATCGTCACCGGCTACTCGGACGTCGGGTCCGGCCTGTCCACCGGCGCCACCCGGCTCTTCGTCCACGGCGAGTTCGACCAGGAACCGACCGGCGGCGTCTCCGAGGGTGCCACCGGACACCTCCGCTTCGAGACCGGGCCGGACCGCGTGGTGACGCTCCGACTGGCGACCTCGCTCATCGGTGTCGATCAGGCCCGGGAGAACCTGCGTCGGGAGATCCCCCGAGGGACCACCCTCGCCGAGGTCTCGCGCGAGGCCCGAGGACAGTGGGAACGGATCCTGGGGAAGGTCCGGGTCGAGGGCGCCACACCGGAGCAGCTCACGACGCTCTACTCCGGCCTCTACCGCCTCTACCTCTACCCGAACTCGGGCTTCGAGCAGGTCGACGGGGAGAGCCGGTACGCCTCCCCCTTCTCCGAGCGGGAACGGCCCGACACGCCCACCCGCACCGGCGCGAAGATCGTCGACGGCGAGGTGTACGTCAACAACGGCTTCTGGGACACCTACCGGACGACATGGCCCGCCTACACGCTGCTCACCCCGTCGAAGGCCGGCGAGTTGGCGGACGGTTTCGTACAGCACTACCGGGACGGCGGCTGGACCTCCCGATGGTCCTCACCCGGTTACGCCGACCTGATGACCGGCACCTCCTCGGACGTGGCGTTCGCCGACGCGTACGTCAAGGGCGTCGACTTCGACGCCGAGAGCGCGTACGAGGCCGCCCTGAAGAACGCCACCGCGGTGCCCCCGTCCTCCGGAGTGGGCCGCAAGGGCATGGCCCGCTCGCCCTTCGTCGGCTACACCGACACCTCGACCCACGAAGGCCTGTCCTGGGCCATGGAGGGCTACCTGAACGACTACGGCATCGCCCGGATGGGCCAAGCCCTGTACGAACGGACCGGCGAGCGCCGATACAGGGAGGAGGCGGCGTACTTCCTCGACCGGGCCTTGGGCTACGTCCACCTCTTCGACAAGGAGGCGGGCTTCTTCCAGGGGCGGGACGCCGCCGGCCACCCGAGGGTGCCCTCCGACGAGTACGACCCGCGTGTCTGGGGCCACGACTACACCGAGACCAACGGCTGGGGCTACGCCTTCGCCGCCCCCCAGGACAGCCGGGGACTGGCCAACCTCTACGGCGGGCGCTCGGCGTTGGCCGAGAAGCTCGACGCCTACCTGGCCACACCGGAGACCGCCGACCCGGAGCTGGCCGGTTCCTACGGAGGCGTCATCCACGAGATGACCGAGGCCCGGGACGTCCGCATGGGCATGTACGGACACTCCAACCAGGTGGCCCACCACGCACTGTACATGTACGACGCCGCCGGGCAGCCCTGGAAGACCCAGGCGAGGGTGCGGGAGGTCCTGTCCCGCCTCTACACGGGGAGCGAGATCGGCCAGGGCTACCACGGGGACGAGGACAACGGGGAGCAGTCGGCCTGGTTCCTGTTCTCCGCGCTCGGCTTCTACCCCCTGGTGATGGGCAGCGGCGAGTACGCCATCGGCTCCCCCCTGTTCACCAAGGCGACCCTGACACTGGAGAACGGTCGGACCCTCGTGGTGAGGGCGCCCCGGAACAGCGCGCGGAACGTCTACGTACAGGGGGTGCGGATCGACGGGAAGCGGTGGGAGTCGACCTCGCTTCCCCACTCGCTGCTCGCTCGGGGCGGGGTGCTGGAGTTCGACATGGGACCCCGCCCCTCGCGGTGGGGCACCGGGGAGGACGCGGCGCCGGTGTCGATCACCACCGACGACCGGGTCCCGACGCCGACGCGGGACGCGGTGGAGGGGGATGGTCCCCTCTTCGACGACACCTCGGCGACCGACACGACGGTGACCACGGTGAACCTGCCGGTCACGAGGGAGGTGCGCGCCCTCCGGTACACGCTGACTTCGTCGGACCGGTCGCGGGCACCGACGGGGTGGCGGCTCCAGGGTTCCTCGGACGGCTCCACCTGGCGGACGCTGGACGCCCGCTCCGAGGAGTCCTTCTCGTGGGATCGGCAGACCAGGGTGTTCTCCGTGCGGGCGCCGGCCACCTACCCGAAATACCGCCTCGCCCTCGACTCCGAAAGTGCCTTGGCCGAGGTGGAGTTGGTGGCGTCGCCCTGA